From the genome of Desulfobaculum xiamenense, one region includes:
- a CDS encoding HU family DNA-binding protein codes for MTKAGMVEQIKRKAGLSTKVAAEKVYDAVLESVREALIGGDSAIFTGLGSFKVVTRAERAGRNPGTGEIIRIPSCNVVRFTPGKKIRAILN; via the coding sequence ATGACCAAGGCTGGGATGGTGGAGCAGATCAAGAGGAAGGCCGGATTGTCCACGAAGGTAGCGGCGGAGAAGGTTTACGACGCGGTTCTGGAATCTGTGCGCGAGGCGTTGATCGGTGGCGATTCCGCCATCTTTACCGGGCTCGGCTCCTTCAAGGTTGTGACCAGGGCGGAGCGTGCGGGCAGGAACCCCGGAACGGGCGAGATCATCCGCATTCCCTCCTGCAATGTTGTCAGGTTCACCCCTGGCAAGAAGATTCGCGCCATTCTCAATTAG